A window of the Gossypium hirsutum isolate 1008001.06 chromosome A05, Gossypium_hirsutum_v2.1, whole genome shotgun sequence genome harbors these coding sequences:
- the LOC121229078 gene encoding uncharacterized protein: MASFQILKRVQKSTTGKLWNSSSQTLTLTDKKVWQGSHYTEFPETIQDGDNGEFTHDADEGEFSGSIVGLVYRRRDGTRWVIAWSNPILGESKVFTDIQQQPIHWGQIKTNLDKRGKQKFKVSKFGYIASVEIDPFTVKASFELEP, translated from the exons ATGGCTAGTTTTCAAATATTGAAGAGAGTCCAAAAAAGCACAACGGGGAAGCTTTGGAACTCTTCCAGCCAAACTCTAACCCTGACTGACAAGAAAGTTTGGCAAGGCTCTCATTATACGGAATTCCCTGAAACCATTCAAGATGGAGATAATGGTGAGTTTACACATGATGCTGATGAGGGTGAATTTTCTGGTTCAATTGTTGGTCTTGTGTACAGGCGACGTGATGGAACCAGGTGGGTTATTGCCTGGAGCAACCCAATACTTGGAGAGagcaag GTGTTTACTGATATCCAGCAACAACCTATTCACTGGGGGCAAATCAAAACCAATCTTGATAAAAgaggaaaacaaaaatttaaagtttCAAAGTTTGGGTACATTGCATCAGTTGAAATTGATCCCTTCACAGTGAAGGCATCATTTGAGTTAGAGCCATAA